TATTACGATGCAGAAACCATTGCTAACTCCTTACGGGTACCCATAGAGACAGTGGAAGATATATTGGACGGCAAGGCAGAGATAACGGTACAAACAGAACAGTTTGCACAGGCACAGGTATTACAAGTAAATACATCACGGACGGCCCACCGGCAAAAAGTAATCGTTGTTTGCCGAGGAAAGGGTGGAGTTGGTGCAACGGCAGTTGCCATGCATTTAGGACGCCAAATTAGTGAAAGGGTATCAACATTACTAATTGATTTAAACATTGATAACGGTGGCAGTGATCTAACATACTATCTGAACCTTCCATCATACCCTCACCTGGGAATCGCCAAAAACAATCTCCTGGAGGGAATAATTCAATATCAGAAGGACCTTAACATAATAGCTCCACCAATGTCAAAAAAGGAACTGGGGGGTTTCACTGCGGAGGATGTACAAAAGCTAATATTCCAGGCCAGGCAGGAATTTGATGCTATTATCATTGATCTGCCAAATAGATTGGATGATATTACCAAGGAAGCATTAAGCTGTGCCAATACTTTAGTCATGATAATGGGTGCTTTTAGACAAGAGATCTTTAGACTGGCGCATTTATCCGAGTCATATGTCACCAAAGACAAGTATCTGGTGATAAACAACTGTGCATTGGATGCTAACACTGCTGTAGAGATATTACAAGCCCATAAATCAGTGGTTATTCCATACGATGACGAGTTGGAAAATTCTTTTGAAAACCAACAATTCCTTTCTAAAAAGTCCGGCTTTAGTATGGGTGTAGAAAGCCTAAAGGAACTAATATATGAAGAAATTCCAAAGAAAGGTGGTTTAAAAGGATGGCTAACAAGGTGGTAATTAGCTAATGACTAACCTATTCAGGAAAATACCAATTAAATACATTAAGCACTTCTTTATAATGCTCATAGTTATTGCAGTTACGATCCCTGCAACAAAATATCAAAGGGAGTGGGTTGCAAATAACCAGGAGACCATTAGCCTTCCTGTACCTGCCCACGTAATTTATGCAGGTCATGTTATTACACCGGGGGATATAACAATACGTAAATTTTTAAAGGCTGCCCAGGAGCCAACATCTATCCAAGATACTACCGAAATTACCGGCAGAGTGGCTGCAAGTGACCTCTATCCAATGGAACAAATTAGGGCAGACAAACTAGTGCCACCTGAAAATATACTCAATACAGGTGAAGCCTATGTTTCGATTAAGGCAGATTCCCTGGAACAAATACTTGGTGGCCAGATTCAGCCAAACATGCAAGTGGATGTCTACCATGTGGTAGACCTAGAGAATGCGCCAGTATTATTAG
This genomic interval from Desulforamulus reducens MI-1 contains the following:
- a CDS encoding AAA family ATPase; protein product: MSIKEKILRMAAYYDAETIANSLRVPIETVEDILDGKAEITVQTEQFAQAQVLQVNTSRTAHRQKVIVVCRGKGGVGATAVAMHLGRQISERVSTLLIDLNIDNGGSDLTYYLNLPSYPHLGIAKNNLLEGIIQYQKDLNIIAPPMSKKELGGFTAEDVQKLIFQARQEFDAIIIDLPNRLDDITKEALSCANTLVMIMGAFRQEIFRLAHLSESYVTKDKYLVINNCALDANTAVEILQAHKSVVIPYDDELENSFENQQFLSKKSGFSMGVESLKELIYEEIPKKGGLKGWLTRW